From a single Vicia villosa cultivar HV-30 ecotype Madison, WI unplaced genomic scaffold, Vvil1.0 ctg.000696F_1_1, whole genome shotgun sequence genomic region:
- the LOC131630563 gene encoding uncharacterized protein LOC131630563 has protein sequence MSTAFSFSSSTQALILNSTSPSTSLSLRRIITIYVPNSVNKVVGNGTRTGRRKWNMAVNKSVTTTTRFDDSVVDSASAVVRKFYEGINRHDVDSVQYLISENCVYEDLVFPSPFVGRKEIIEFFKKFTDSTSLDLQFVIDDLSMEDSSSVGVIWHLEWKGKPFPFSKGCSFYRLEVIDGKRQITYGRDSVEPAIKPGDATLTLIKSVTWLLQRFPQLADRF, from the exons ATGTCTACTGCGTTTAGTTTCAGTAGCAGCACTCAAGCGCTAATTCTGAATTCAACTTCACCTTCAACTTCTTTGTCACTAAGAAGAATCATCACAATCTATGTTCCAAATTCAGTTAACAAGGTTGTTGGAAATGGAACAAGAACAGGAAGAAGAAAATGGAATATGGCAGTTAATAAATCAGTTACAACTACCACACGTTTCGATGATAGTGTCGTAGATTCAGCTTCAGCAGTGGTGAGAAAATTCTATGAAGGAATCAATAGACATGATGTAGATTCTGTACAGTATCTTATATCTGAAAACTGTGTGTACGAGGATCTTGTCTTTCCTAGCCCCTTTGTCGGTCGTAAG GAAATTATAGAGTTTTTCAAGAAGTTTACTGATTCTACAAGCTTAGATCTGCAGTTTGTTATTGATGATTTGTCTATGGAGGATTCTTCATCAGTTGGAGTGATTTGGCATTTAG AATGGAAAGGAAAGCCTTTTCCGTTTAGCAAAGGATGCAGCTTTTATCGTTTGGAGGTGATTGATGGCAAGAGACAAATAAC ATATGGGCGAGACAGTGTGGAACCTGCAATCAAGCCCGGCGATGCAACCTTG ACACTGATAAAGAGTGTGACATGGCTTCTTCAACGATTTCCTCAATTGGCAGACCGATTCTAG